DNA sequence from the Antarctobacter heliothermus genome:
CTTGGCATCTTTGGGTAAGCCGGGCTTAAGCCCGGCCTACACCCATCATCAATGGAATACTTCTCCCGCACCGCCATCGTAAACCGCGCTTTGATCGCGCCCCACCGTCGGCCATACTCCCTGTCCCCTGCTGGCATCTGCCAAATGCAATGCAGGTGATCCGGCAGGACAACCCAAGCCTCAATCCCGAATGGCCGCTCGGCCCGCGTTCTGCGCACCGCATCCCGAAAGAGATCGACCTCCTGCACCAATAAATCGCTGCCACGGTCCGCAAGGTTGACCGTAAAGAACACGCGCGCGCCGGAAACCTTTGGACGGATGTAA
Encoded proteins:
- a CDS encoding REP-associated tyrosine transposase produces the protein MSRYIRPKVSGARVFFTVNLADRGSDLLVQEVDLFRDAVRRTRAERPFGIEAWVVLPDHLHCIWQMPAGDREYGRRWGAIKARFTMAVREKYSIDDGCRPGLSPAYPKMPSELPVVRSGRFAGLKPGLRETKREAAVWQRRFWEHHIRDEADFAAHLRYCWINPVKHGLVERVEDWPYSSVHRDVRFRVGMDLVG